The genomic interval GTCATCCTCTGGTCTCCCGACACCCACTGTCAATTCTTCAGGCACTGCAAGTAGTTGGGGTTCCGAGAAGGTGAAGCCTTCACCTGGCATTTCCTTGGCGCTATCTCAAAGCAGTTTTACACACGATGAATTAGTTATGGCAACGGATGGATTCTCCTACTCAAATCTTCTTGGTCAAGGTGGTTTTGGCTATGTCCACAAAGGAGTTCTCCCAAATGGGAAAATTGTTGCAGTCAAGCAGTTGAAATCTGAGAGTAGACAAGGGGAGCGTGAGTTCCATGCAGAAGTCGATGTCATTAGCCGTGTGCATCACAGACACCTTGTTTCCCTTGTTGGTTACTGCATATCAGACAACCAGAAGATGCTTGTCTACGAGTATGTGCCAAATAATACACTAGAATTTCATTTGCATGGTAAGATCTGTCAGCTCATTTAGGATGCAAATTCAATTTAACTATTGTTTTGAGATATGATGTGCAGATTCTTTGTTGTAAATGTTTTAAAGTTGTATAGAGCATAATATTTGCATGCAATACACAGTTAGTTGGTTGCTTCATACTTTCGTGTACAAAAGTATggcttttattttaattcacatatTGGTTTTGCGTGTGAAATATACCATatcatcaacatttttttaacaagaatgaaaaatttGACCTAGTGTGGTTAATAATTAAGTAATGAGGATTCCACTGTCTCtctataatttaattcatatcTCACAAGTATGATACTGTAGTTCTAAATGAATCGTGAATATCATACCAGGAAAAGACAGACCACCTATGGACTGGTCAACAAGGATGAAGATTGCAATAGGATCTGCAAAAGGATTGGCATATCTGCATGAGGACTGTGAgtttaatgttaatatattatgtaCTCTGCAAAAGAATTGGCAGTGTTTTTACTTCATGATGTTAGTTttgaaattgacatttttaatcTTATGTCATTTTAGGTAATCCCAAAATCATACACCGAGACATCAAGGCATCTAACATTCTTATTGATGATAGCTTTGAGGCTAAggtaaatttataacttttttatgctGCAATCCTGGATATATAGGGCAATGCAACAGGCAACACTACAGAGAATAAGTGAATTAAGTGGTGTATCTTGAAATGGTAAAATGAACCAAAAAGGCTATAGAAATTGTTCATGTTGACATTTAATATATGTGTACATCATCTGCGACTCTGCACATAGAATAATGTTTCAGAATCTTTTGCTCAGGTTGCAGATTTTGGACTTGCAAAGTTTTCATCAGACACAGAAACACATGTTTCTACTCGAGTGATGGGAACTTTTGGGTTAGACTCATCACACTATTTTTTGagtcaaattttgaaatacttttattGTGCAGTATgtttcattgattttatttttccttttttctattaattatatCTTACTGAAACTCTAAATTCATTTAATTCAGATACATGGCTCCAGAGTATGCTGCTAGTGGGAAACTAACAGAAAAGTCAGATGTTTTCTCCTTTGGTGTTGTGCTGTTGGAGTTGATCACTGGACGGAAACCCGTTGATAAAACTCATCCCTTCTTAGATGACAGCATGGTTGAATGGGTATGTTGTATTCATTATTTCGTTGATGTTTCTATTTTGATCGTTAGGCATAACTAAGGAAAACACAGTATTTATGGTACTAGAGAATGTGCACCTTTGGCATCTCTTCTTATTGGGTGGTGATATTTTGACCCCCACCAAAAAAACCCCCACTTGACaactcaaaataataatattttaatcatatttattttattttttaactttaaattctaacacattatattactaaaatggATTGGGTGTTTTTTTTTGAGGTTTGTCAAACTATTATCTTCCTTCAGTATTTTTGGGTCAGTTAATGAATTTGCCCGAGCATGAAAACATTTACAGAAGAGTGCTTGTGATTAGTAACTCGCATTCTAATGTTGTATTTGCCCTTAAACTTTTTCTCAAATTGCAATCTTGAACTTTTAacctgtttttattttttatttttcagttaaaTGAGTAAATATTGTTCAAAAACCATATTCCGTTCggtgttttaaaaatttggaaaGCCATGTATCTTGTCCTATGGAGATCAGTTTTGGAGCTAAATTATGTGGTATACTTGAAAAATCAGTAAAATCTTATGACCTCTTATCTTGTAATTATGTCTGCTCGGATTGATTTTAAATTGGTCATAATAACTTGTTTTAGATGCCTACTGTATTGATCTGTCTGGGATGAAGCTGATTGTAGTTTGCAACCATGTCAAATTACTTGCAAGAAATTCTGGTTTTGCTCAAATTAACGATGAAATAATATCTGGGATATTCTGCAACAATTAGCTGACAGTGTTATGTTGACAATCCTCCCCCAAAACATCTTGTACTGAAGCATTGTGTGCGTTTTTTTAATCAGCAAAACATCTTGTACCGAAGCATTTTTGTGTAAATTACAGGCTAGGCCTTTACTTTCTCAAGCGTTTGAGAATGGCAACTTTGATGGACTTCTTGATCCAAAGTTGCAGAAAAATTACAATCATGATGAGATGGTTCGAATGGCCGCTTGTGCCGCATGTTGTGTGCGCCATTCAGCCAGGCTTCGGCCTCGAATGAGCCAGGTGAGTTGGTTGATTCTTAAGATATGTTTGAGAATAAAAGgtgtcttttctttttataatcaaattgcTGTGGTTATTGTCTCTGACAAAGGGTATGTTGTAAAATGCCTCCCTGAAAGGCATTCGCCTGCTTATCTTGACAAAAAAAAGTCCAGTGTTGtgttaaaacatattaaaaattaaaaagtattgtCAGGATATTTGATTTACTGGTTGATGATTTTTGAAGTTTAGAAATTCGTGACCAACTCTGAGCTTTGGCAAACTGAGATCTGGCGTGTGCTTACCTCTgacaatgataaaattaatgaCACTGAGCAGGTTGTTCGAGCTCTAGAAGGAAATATTTCTCTAGAAGATCTAAATGAGGGGAGTGCTCCTGGACACAGCAGAGTTTTTGGTTCCTTTGAGGGTTCTAGCTATGACAGCGTCCAATACAGTGAAGACATGAAGAACTTCAGGAAGCTGGCACTGGAAAGCCAAGAGCAAGGTATTAGTGAGTACAGTGGTCCCAGCAGTGATTACGGTCGACATCCATCTGTCTCTACCAGTTCGGGACAGCAAAATACCCAGGAAATTGAATTGGGGGAACGTGAACGGTAGCAACAACTACTC from Vigna radiata var. radiata cultivar VC1973A chromosome 9, Vradiata_ver6, whole genome shotgun sequence carries:
- the LOC106774151 gene encoding proline-rich receptor-like protein kinase PERK15; amino-acid sequence: MSSPSPAETPSGTNSTTSPPPPDETPLVPNATVSPPPPPDITSAAVSPPPPLAAAPSSLSGGGLSPATLSGIIIGAVLGAVGMLIVGGVFFCVYRNWKKKRSQNNYSQPSQPKVDMAGVSPTPDGKVGLPPKPTPGGLGNQKLSSSGLPTPTVNSSGTASSWGSEKVKPSPGISLALSQSSFTHDELVMATDGFSYSNLLGQGGFGYVHKGVLPNGKIVAVKQLKSESRQGEREFHAEVDVISRVHHRHLVSLVGYCISDNQKMLVYEYVPNNTLEFHLHGKDRPPMDWSTRMKIAIGSAKGLAYLHEDCNPKIIHRDIKASNILIDDSFEAKVADFGLAKFSSDTETHVSTRVMGTFGYMAPEYAASGKLTEKSDVFSFGVVLLELITGRKPVDKTHPFLDDSMVEWARPLLSQAFENGNFDGLLDPKLQKNYNHDEMVRMAACAACCVRHSARLRPRMSQVVRALEGNISLEDLNEGSAPGHSRVFGSFEGSSYDSVQYSEDMKNFRKLALESQEQGISEYSGPSSDYGRHPSVSTSSGQQNTQEIELGERER